A window of Streptomyces sp. SAI-127 contains these coding sequences:
- a CDS encoding response regulator transcription factor: MTIRVLLADDQALLRSAFRVLVDSEPDMEVVGEASDGAEAVRLTRQERADVVLMDIRMPGTDGLAATRMISEDPTLAHVRVVILTTFEVDDYVVQSLRAGASGFLGKGSEPEELLSAIRVAAGGEALLSPAATKGLIARFLAQGDADGNDPVRSERLAALTVREREVLVQVAGGHSNDEIAERLEVSPLTVKTHVNRAMAKLGARDRAQLVVIAYESGLVRPRVE; encoded by the coding sequence ATGACGATCCGTGTCCTGCTCGCCGACGACCAGGCACTGCTGCGCAGCGCGTTCCGTGTGCTCGTCGACTCGGAGCCGGACATGGAGGTGGTCGGCGAGGCGTCCGACGGTGCCGAGGCGGTCCGGCTGACCAGACAGGAGCGCGCCGACGTCGTCCTCATGGACATCCGGATGCCCGGCACGGACGGCCTCGCGGCCACCCGCATGATCAGCGAGGACCCCACCCTCGCCCACGTCCGCGTGGTCATCCTGACCACCTTCGAGGTCGACGACTACGTCGTGCAGTCCCTGCGGGCCGGTGCCTCCGGCTTCCTCGGCAAGGGCAGCGAACCCGAGGAACTCCTCAGCGCCATCCGGGTCGCGGCCGGCGGCGAGGCCCTGCTCTCCCCGGCCGCCACCAAGGGGCTGATCGCCCGCTTCCTCGCCCAGGGCGACGCCGACGGCAACGACCCGGTGCGCTCCGAACGCCTCGCCGCCCTCACCGTCCGCGAGCGCGAGGTCCTCGTCCAGGTCGCCGGTGGTCACTCCAACGACGAGATAGCCGAGCGCCTCGAGGTCAGCCCGCTCACCGTCAAGACCCACGTCAACCGGGCCATGGCCAAGCTGGGCGCCCGGGACCGGGCCCAGCTCGTGGTGATCGCGTACGAGTCGGGGCTGGTACGGCCGA
- a CDS encoding methyltransferase domain-containing protein — MARQLDEQIVGRYPVGQRLRVLDVGMGQGTQALRLARAGHQVTGLEQDSTMVAAAREALSAEPEGIRERMRIIEGDGRDTGVHFLPGSFDVVLCHGVLMYVDQPDPLLAGLARMLAPGGLLSLLVRNGDALAMRPGLAGDWGAALAAFDTTAYRNRLGLDVRADRLSTLTATLAGIGAPLQAWYGVRVFTDTAADDTEAPADLEALLACEERAGRTDPYRGVAALLHLCGVRG, encoded by the coding sequence GTGGCCCGGCAGCTCGACGAGCAGATAGTCGGGCGGTACCCCGTCGGGCAGCGGCTGCGGGTGCTCGACGTGGGTATGGGTCAGGGCACCCAGGCGCTGCGGCTGGCCCGGGCCGGGCACCAGGTGACCGGGCTCGAACAGGATTCCACGATGGTGGCGGCGGCCCGGGAGGCCCTGTCAGCCGAGCCCGAGGGCATCCGGGAGCGGATGCGGATCATCGAGGGCGACGGCCGGGACACCGGGGTGCACTTCCTGCCGGGCAGTTTCGACGTGGTGCTCTGCCACGGTGTGCTCATGTACGTCGATCAGCCGGACCCGCTCCTCGCCGGGCTGGCGCGGATGCTGGCACCGGGCGGGCTGCTGTCGCTGCTCGTGCGCAACGGTGACGCGCTGGCGATGCGGCCGGGGCTGGCCGGGGACTGGGGCGCGGCGCTCGCCGCGTTCGACACGACCGCCTATCGCAATCGGCTCGGGCTCGATGTGCGGGCGGACCGGCTGAGCACGCTCACCGCGACGCTCGCCGGGATCGGGGCACCGCTCCAGGCCTGGTACGGCGTGCGGGTGTTCACCGACACCGCGGCGGACGACACCGAGGCGCCGGCCGATCTGGAGGCGCTGCTGGCCTGCGAGGAGCGGGCCGGGCGGACGGATCCGTATCGCGGGGTCGCCGCGCTGCTGCACCTGTGCGGAGTGCGGGGCTGA
- a CDS encoding bifunctional adenosylcobinamide kinase/adenosylcobinamide-phosphate guanylyltransferase, giving the protein MELTLLGTGAPNGLPRPGCPCAACAVAVGADARGATAVLVDETLLLDLTPGAAFAAARAGHSLGGVRQVLLSHPHDGPPVEVPAGLPQPGRVPDGRELALLTGHRVRAVAMDAPGTGYAVTGPDGQRALYLPPGGAPAGLEEGAVDSYDMVLVDVVRRPDALARLRAVGAVGPTTDVVAVHVDHDVPPGAELRRRLAAAGARAVPDGTTLVVGVYEDVPDVPRRTLVLGGARSGKSVEAERRLESFPEVLYVATGGSRNGDTEWASRVSAHRERRPGSWRTTETCDLVPLLKDDGAPLLIDCLSLWLTDAMDAVGAWDDAEWADGGERELRSRVRELTEAVRGARRTVVAVSNEVGSGIVPATASGRRYRDELGRLNAAFAGECEQVVLVVAGQAMVLRG; this is encoded by the coding sequence GTGGAACTCACTCTGCTCGGTACCGGTGCCCCCAACGGCCTTCCCCGCCCCGGCTGTCCCTGCGCCGCCTGCGCGGTCGCCGTCGGGGCGGACGCACGTGGTGCCACCGCCGTCCTCGTCGACGAGACCCTGCTGCTCGATCTCACTCCCGGTGCCGCCTTCGCGGCCGCCCGCGCCGGGCACTCGCTCGGTGGCGTACGGCAGGTTCTGCTGTCGCACCCCCATGACGGGCCCCCGGTCGAGGTGCCGGCCGGGCTTCCGCAGCCGGGGCGGGTGCCGGACGGGCGGGAGTTGGCGTTGCTGACGGGGCATCGGGTGCGGGCCGTGGCGATGGACGCGCCGGGGACCGGGTACGCCGTCACCGGGCCCGACGGACAACGGGCGCTGTATCTGCCGCCGGGGGGTGCGCCCGCCGGGCTGGAGGAGGGGGCCGTCGACTCGTACGACATGGTGCTCGTCGATGTCGTACGGCGGCCGGACGCGCTGGCCCGGCTGCGGGCCGTGGGCGCTGTCGGGCCCACGACGGACGTCGTCGCCGTGCATGTCGATCACGATGTGCCGCCGGGGGCCGAGTTGCGGCGGCGGCTGGCCGCGGCGGGGGCGCGGGCCGTGCCCGACGGGACGACTCTGGTCGTCGGGGTCTACGAGGACGTACCGGATGTGCCGCGGCGGACGCTGGTGCTGGGCGGGGCGCGGTCCGGGAAGTCGGTGGAGGCCGAGCGGCGGCTGGAGTCCTTCCCCGAGGTGCTGTACGTGGCGACCGGCGGGTCGCGGAACGGGGACACCGAGTGGGCCTCCCGGGTTTCCGCCCATCGGGAGCGTCGGCCCGGGTCGTGGCGTACGACCGAGACGTGCGACCTGGTGCCGCTGCTGAAGGACGACGGGGCGCCGCTGCTGATCGACTGTCTGTCGCTGTGGCTGACCGACGCGATGGACGCCGTGGGGGCGTGGGACGACGCGGAGTGGGCCGACGGCGGGGAGCGCGAACTGCGGTCGCGGGTGCGGGAGTTGACGGAGGCGGTGCGGGGCGCGCGGCGGACCGTGGTGGCCGTGTCCAATGAGGTGGGGTCGGGGATCGTGCCGGCCACCGCGTCCGGGCGCCGGTACCGGGACGAGCTGGGGCGGCTGAACGCGGCGTTCGCGGGCGAGTGCGAGCAGGTGGTGCTGGTGGTGGCGGGGCAGGCGATGGTGCTACGGGGCTGA
- a CDS encoding PspA/IM30 family protein, with amino-acid sequence MKRMGMIFRAKANKALDRAEDPRETLDYSYQKQLELLQKVRRGVADVATSRKRLELQLNQLQSQSSKLEDQGRKALALGREDLAREALSRRAALQQQVTDLETQHSTLQGEEEKLTLAAQRLQAKVDAFRTKKETIKATYTAAQAQTRIGEAFSGISEEMGDVGLAIQRAEDKTAQLQARAGAIDELLASGALDDQSGMHKDDIQAELDRLSGGTDVELELQRMKAELAGGSSSQQAIEGGTGQSQSQQPQDTPRFDKQ; translated from the coding sequence ATGAAGCGTATGGGGATGATCTTCCGCGCGAAGGCGAACAAGGCCCTTGACCGGGCCGAGGACCCGCGCGAAACCCTCGATTACTCGTACCAGAAGCAACTGGAGCTGCTCCAGAAGGTGCGCCGGGGCGTGGCCGACGTGGCCACCTCCCGCAAGCGCCTGGAACTCCAGCTGAACCAGCTGCAGTCGCAGTCCTCGAAGCTGGAGGACCAGGGCCGCAAGGCGCTCGCGCTCGGCCGGGAGGACCTCGCCCGTGAGGCGCTGTCCCGCCGTGCCGCGCTCCAGCAGCAGGTGACGGACCTCGAGACGCAGCACTCGACGCTGCAGGGCGAGGAGGAGAAGCTCACCCTTGCGGCCCAGCGCCTCCAGGCCAAGGTGGACGCCTTCCGCACCAAGAAGGAGACCATCAAGGCGACGTACACCGCGGCCCAGGCCCAGACCCGTATCGGCGAGGCGTTCTCCGGCATCTCCGAGGAGATGGGCGACGTCGGCCTGGCGATTCAGCGGGCCGAGGACAAGACGGCACAGCTCCAGGCCCGTGCCGGCGCGATCGACGAACTGCTCGCCTCCGGCGCCCTCGACGACCAGTCCGGCATGCACAAGGACGACATCCAGGCCGAGCTGGACCGGCTCTCCGGTGGTACGGATGTAGAGCTGGAACTGCAGCGCATGAAGGCGGAGCTGGCGGGAGGGTCGTCGTCGCAGCAGGCCATCGAGGGCGGCACCGGCCAGTCGCAGTCCCAGCAGCCGCAGGACACCCCACGCTTCGACAAGCAGTAG
- a CDS encoding DUF3043 domain-containing protein, with product MTTGVAGSFPTGLGSNPGHPLPLGFVFRSRATKDEKAAVADKAQLTDSKQPRDPQAPKGRPTPKRSEAQSQRRSVANTSLTRKDAAKRQREERRSALERQRQALAGGDERYLPARDKGPVRKFARDTIDARFNVAEFFLPMAVVILVLSLVQVGALQSIALLLWLVVIVLIVLDSILTGFRLKKRLAERFPDHNRKGAVAYALMRSLQMRRLRLPKPQVKRGERP from the coding sequence ATGACGACTGGTGTTGCCGGATCGTTCCCCACCGGGCTGGGGTCCAACCCCGGACACCCCTTACCCTTGGGTTTTGTGTTCCGTAGCCGTGCCACCAAGGATGAGAAGGCCGCCGTCGCCGACAAGGCGCAGCTGACCGACTCCAAGCAGCCCCGCGACCCGCAGGCCCCCAAGGGCCGGCCCACGCCCAAGCGCAGTGAGGCCCAGTCCCAGCGCCGCAGCGTCGCCAATACGTCGCTGACGCGCAAGGACGCCGCCAAGCGCCAGCGCGAGGAGCGCCGCAGCGCGCTGGAGAGGCAGCGCCAGGCGCTGGCCGGCGGCGACGAGCGGTACCTGCCCGCGCGGGACAAGGGCCCGGTGCGCAAGTTCGCCCGCGACACCATCGACGCCCGGTTCAACGTGGCGGAGTTCTTCCTGCCGATGGCCGTGGTCATCCTCGTGCTGAGCCTGGTGCAGGTGGGTGCGCTGCAGAGCATCGCGCTGCTGCTGTGGCTCGTCGTGATCGTGCTCATCGTGCTCGACTCGATCCTCACCGGTTTCCGTCTGAAGAAGCGGCTCGCCGAGCGCTTCCCGGACCACAACCGCAAGGGCGCGGTCGCCTACGCCCTGATGCGCTCCCTCCAGATGCGTCGCCTCCGGCTGCCGAAGCCGCAGGTCAAGCGCGGAGAGCGGCCCTGA
- a CDS encoding sensor histidine kinase, with product MSTLQRARQQFKAHPLALDAVLAAGVLGCMMAGSFVAPHEKDAVSWSLRTPEFLSLVLMVLAALALVFRRRAPLTVLALTGTASIIECVTGDPRAPVAMAAVIALYTVASATDRPTTLRAGLLTMTVLTAAAMLAGPLPWYAQENLGIFAWTGIGATAGDAVRSRRAFVQAIRERAEKAERTREEEARRRVAEERLRIARDLHDVVAHHIALVNVQAGVAAHVMDKRPDQAKEALAHVREASRSALNELRATVGLLRQSGDPEAPTEPAPGLARLDELVGTFRSAGLHVEVARADHGTTLPAAVDLAAYRVIQEALTNVQKHAGTEAKAEVSVVRVGPNLEITVLDNGAGEDDDPDSGGGHGLLGMRERVTALRGTLTTGPRYGGGFRVHAILPVKTRTPAAGGAV from the coding sequence GTGAGCACTCTCCAGCGCGCCAGACAGCAGTTCAAGGCGCATCCCCTGGCCCTGGACGCCGTCCTCGCGGCGGGCGTCCTCGGCTGCATGATGGCGGGCTCCTTCGTGGCGCCCCATGAGAAGGACGCCGTCAGCTGGAGCCTGCGCACCCCGGAGTTCCTCAGCCTGGTGCTCATGGTCCTCGCGGCTCTGGCCCTGGTGTTCCGCCGCCGTGCCCCCCTCACGGTCCTGGCCCTCACCGGCACCGCCTCCATCATCGAGTGCGTCACCGGCGATCCACGGGCCCCCGTCGCCATGGCCGCCGTCATCGCCCTCTACACGGTCGCCTCCGCCACCGACCGCCCCACCACCTTGCGGGCCGGCCTGCTCACCATGACCGTGCTCACCGCCGCCGCGATGCTCGCAGGCCCGCTGCCCTGGTACGCCCAGGAGAACCTCGGCATCTTCGCCTGGACCGGTATCGGTGCCACCGCGGGCGACGCCGTCCGCAGCCGCCGCGCCTTCGTCCAGGCCATAAGAGAGCGCGCGGAGAAGGCCGAACGCACCCGCGAGGAGGAGGCCCGCCGCCGCGTCGCCGAAGAGCGCCTGCGGATCGCCCGCGACCTGCACGACGTCGTCGCCCACCACATCGCCCTGGTCAACGTCCAGGCCGGAGTCGCCGCGCACGTCATGGACAAGCGCCCCGACCAGGCCAAGGAAGCCCTTGCCCACGTCCGCGAGGCCAGCCGCTCCGCGCTCAACGAACTCCGCGCCACCGTCGGCCTGCTGAGACAGTCCGGCGACCCCGAGGCCCCCACCGAACCCGCCCCCGGACTCGCCCGCCTCGACGAACTCGTCGGCACTTTCCGCAGCGCGGGCCTCCATGTCGAGGTCGCCCGCGCCGACCACGGCACCACCCTCCCCGCCGCCGTCGACCTGGCCGCCTACCGGGTCATCCAGGAAGCCCTCACCAACGTCCAGAAGCACGCCGGCACGGAGGCCAAGGCCGAGGTCAGCGTCGTACGCGTCGGCCCCAACCTGGAGATCACCGTCCTCGACAACGGCGCCGGCGAGGACGACGACCCCGACAGCGGCGGCGGTCACGGCCTGCTCGGCATGCGCGAGCGGGTCACCGCCCTGCGCGGCACCCTCACCACCGGTCCCCGCTACGGCGGCGGTTTCCGCGTCCATGCGATCCTGCCGGTCAAGACCCGCACCCCGGCCGCGGGCGGCGCCGTATGA